AAACATGTGTCGAAAATTAACAATATGAAATCTTAATTTGGATTACCAAATGTAGCTAAGTTGATCAGATGCTAATTCAATTTGtattagcttatttttctcGGCGAAATAGCACAAGGGcacattttttgtcatttatccATTTTGATATCATAggtgttaaaatatatgtctcgagtttaaaattgttgttGGCACCACAAGTCAAAAGAGAGTAAATGAAAGGTGCAAGAGCCTTCATcagagagtaatggtagatcaagagtttgacaaaaagagaggggcttaaataatatattttattgtggagcccatggagtaaaagaaagagggttttctttcttttatttatccCTAGCAGAAGCCTTCGtaagatgagttgaaagagaaagaagactttagaaaaagagtcctaaagagagccattcattgagtgctctgcaagggtttcattcgtgggttttgttcgtggaattacatcaagaattcaagtgtcgaagccgattaaatcttgaggttagatttgtgttaattcctttgcgagaatatcgctaggaattgagggctaaacactgtgtgcgttattggatgtaattggggtttgggaaacactgggagtgtttgagttactcgagtgtggttacgtaatctccgtgtatcgctcgttctatagtggaattcgttgctactcttcccgtggacgtaggtctctacgaccgaaccacgtacatccggtgtcctcgatattttcttgttctgtctatttattgttcgatcgcttgttccgcgcaacaattggtatcagagccatacttgtcgagttgaagtgaatcgatggcgacggaagaagtaaaagtgaaaatcgacagatttgaggggaaggactttggtttctggaagatgcagattgaggattatctatatcggatgaagtcGCACTTGCCCCTATCCGGGGAGAAACcgagagacgatgaagcaagccgattgggaattcttggatagacgagcgttgggtgttattcgggcgacgttggctcgtaacgtcgcgtttaatatcgtcaaagagaagaccactgcgggtttgatgaaagccctgtcggatatgtacgagaagccctctgcgatcaacaaggtctatttgatgcgacgtctgtttaatttgaagatgagcgaaggtgcgtcatttactaatcatatcaatgaattcaatgtgatcgttagtcaattgagttcggttgatattgactttgaagatgaggtatgtgctttgattctattatcctcattgcacgatagctggaatactacATTCTATcgttgttagtaattcctccgggtcaacaagttttacgtttgatggtattcgagatttgattttaagtgaggacatccgtagaatagaatctggcgaatatgtatctcttgctttagtaggtgaaaatagaggaaggagcgatactcgtggtagtagaagtagtatgaactcgaatagacgaTCGTCTAGGGCCCGGTGGTcttgtctgttggaattgtggcaagagagggcatcttagaaggaattgcttaaagctgaaaaacgaaacgggtaaggaaattagagttgaatatgcggatgatattgcagctatagcagaaaattctgatggtgtcgatagggtcttgtctgtCATTGagcattcgtcatttgacggatggattatggattctggttgttcttttcatgctacaccaaatagaaactggtttgctacttatcggtgcacagataatagtaaagtgcggttggggaacaacgctgaatgcaatgttgtgggtgttggtgatgttaaaatcgggatgcatgatggtattatGAGGACATCGACCGGAGTAAGAtacgttccagaattgaaaaagaacttaatttccttgggtgccctagattcaatTGGATGCGGgcattcttcacaaggtggagttctgaaggttgttcgaggtgccttggtgataatgaaaggaatcaagcatggaagcctatatgaacttcaaggtgagacattgacaggtttcgctccggagacgtcggtATCTATTCGAGGGTCTAACGATTGCTCGAGAAAGACACGGGTGAGTGTgtcgaagcacaagtttgatcttgttgtcgggaatacgcggtcgagagctttgatcgaggtggagacCGCTAAGTCGATCAAGTATGTGCGAACCGACGGtagcatggagttttgctcaaagctggtaaataaattctgcatgataaagggcatagtgaaacaccgcactagtgccggtaAACCACAACGgtttgcggaattgatgagcagaacattactagagatgacccataaaatgatctctagtgctggtatggctagaagagttctagcggatgcgcttagtatggtgagctacgGTGAACAGATCTCCATCGGCATGATCGgatttcggactcccgaagaagtgtggtcgggtaacgttgctaattattctacttttagaatgtttggttgcccgtgttattatcaagtaagtgatggtaagctcgatgtgagggcaaggtgcatattccatggctatgcacgaggtgagcggggctatcggttgtggtgctcaaatataaattcacctattcgcagcagaaaagttacctttgacgagtctctaGTACTTCGGgataggagtgtttgtggcagtATAAATACGGATCTAAACGGTGttcggcttgaggtggagttgcaaccggaaactcccgaggtagcgagtaCTGGCGTGATAATCGACAcggatggtgcttgtagcgaggtggagcccgtagagccaacggttgctgtaatcgctgatattgataaggtacgtaTTCGATCTCCTGacggatatggatgcaacggtggttttgctttatctgcgattaaggagcttgtgtcggaatgtccttgtagagcgattaaaggtgcatgttcgattggtattctgatgaggtccacgattacggcgaagttcaagcgcggcttggacttggatgatatctgtggcggttgagcccattggggctgttgggagagtagCAGATGAAGTTCGGATTATAGAGAAGCGATTGTGACgtggctcaaacgtcgagccaaggtggagattgttaaaatatatgtctcgagtttaaaattgttgttGGCACCACAAGTCAAAAGAGAGTAAATGAAAGGTGCAAGAGCCTTCATcagagagtaatggtagatcaagagtttgacaaaaagagaggggcttaaataatatattttattgtggAGCCCATGtagtaaaagaaagagggttttctttcttttatctatccCTAGCAGAAGCCTTCGtaagatgagttgaaagagaaagaagactttagaaaaagagtcctaaagagagccattcattgagtgctctgcaagggtttcattcgtgggttttgttcgtggaattacatcaagaattcaagtgtcgaagccgattaaatcttgaggttagatttgtgttaattcctttgcgagaatatcgctaggaattgagggctaaacactgtgtacgttattggatgtaattggggtttgggaaacactgggagtgtttgagttactcgagtgtggttctgtaatctccgtgtatcgctcgttctatagtggaattcgttgctactcttcccgtggacgtaggtctctacgaccgaaccacgtacatccggtgtccttgatattttcttgttctgtctatttattgttcgatcgcttgttccgcgcaacaatagGTATATTTCCTTTAAGTTGTCCCCAACCATAATATAGCAAAAATGCAACCAGAGATGTACTTATAATATGAGTCATTGGCATAAGTTTGGCTCGACCTCCTCAGGTTGCTGTCTGGTTTTCTCAAGAATGAAACAATATCGAGTGTGCACAATGAGTATTAACCCGTTGATACGAGACCTTGATGTTGATCTATTGTACTCGATAAAACTCTAATTGATTCATGAGGAGAGGATGACCTAGTCAACTCTTGTTTTGGACAGAATCAATAGTCGCATTTGTAGAAAATCTAATTCCACGCAGATTGCAATAACAAGAGAATGACCTGATCAACTCATGTTTAGATGCAATGTCTACATTGTATGTCTGTTTTCACTACGGAAGGGATGGCAAAAAGAACTTTCTACCTAGCATACAAACACAAATGCCTATCTTGCTCAGTAGCCTACATGTTGAATTTCCATATACTCTATCAGATATGTTGAATTTCGAGACCCATATCCTGTCAAGATGTACCTTCTCGCAATCCCGTATTCGCCAAGATTTTAGTTTCTTGAAACTCGAAGCTGGATCGAGCATCTCATCTAAAGATCTGCATCCTTCTATACACAAGTCTTCCAATGACTCCAACCTTCCTGGAATCTTCACAAGATTATGACATCGTCGGATGTCAAGTTGTGTAAGTTTCTTCAAGTTTGATAAATTGGGCAATCTCTCAAGTAGAGGAAGTTTGCCTAGCTTCAATATCATTAAATTCTCCAATCCCTCGAAGCTTTTTATTTCAGTTAGACGGTGACAATACCGCAAGTGAAGTTCAGTGAGCTTCTTCAACTTTGATAGATCGGGTAATCTCTTCAGTAGCTGAATTTCTATGAGCTTCAAAGTTGTGAGATTCCCCAAGCCTTCAACGCTTTGCACCTCAATAAGATTGTGGCAATGCCCCAAGTGCAATTCattgagcttcttcaagtttgataGATCAGGAAGTCTCTCTAGTAACGGAATTTTTATGAGCTTCAAAATTCTGAGACTCGCCAAGCCTTCAATGCTCTGAGCATCGATTAGATTAGGGCAGTCCACCAAATGCAGAATGACTATGTTCATCATGGAAAAATTGGTGATCTTAACTTCCAGGGGAAAATGATGCCACGAAAGCCATCTCATCTTGGAAAGCATAAGCATATTGTTTTGTAGATTGGCTGGGAAATCATTTGAAGACCAGTTCTTCTGGAAAACCCTCACTTCAGGATATCTTGCGTTAGAAGGCCTCTCAAGTCTCAACTTCTTTGTTCACAAAATCGTATAGCAACTGAGGGTCAAACTTTCGGCAAAGAGCTTCAACTTTTTGTGTCCCCTGTGACGGTAAAACGAAAGGGCAAGTATATTATATCGAACAAGTATAATGGCCCTTCTGAACGTGAATAATAAATCTAAGCATTAGTATAACCGAAAAGACAAGTTACAACAATTATCATAAGAGAAGAAATAACTTCCCTTAAATATGATTGAGCAAACAATCACAGTGAAAAGGCAGGAAATTTGTCAGCTTGATGGGGATAAagtaattgaaatgcaaatTTACCTTGGTTTCCATCACCATGTCCAAACCTTCTTCATGGTTCCCCAACCGAGTCCGTTTTTCACGTTCCTTATAGCTTTCTAGATGAACAATGTTTCTACCAAGGCCTCTCAGCTGGTCATGCATCCATAGCTTATTGTCTTTGCCGATTTTTATCAAAGACATTTTCTGAAGGACCTCGAGACCTTCCTCCGGGAAGAGATCGGAATCTTTCCATGAGTGGAGCACTATTCTTTGATCAAATCCAGTgaaaagacaagctatatcAAGAAAGATATGTTTTTTCCATTCATCCAAAGCATCGTAACTCGTTTCCAACTTCCTTTTTACTTCATTGAGAGGAACTTGTTTCAACTTCTTCAATATCACACCCCACACATCTTTGCTCCGGCGCGGAAGTAATTTACCTATAGCCTCAAGAGCAAGAGGAAGACCTCCAATAGTTTTGACCACTTTTGTGGAGAAAGCAACATAGTCGTCCGAAGGGTAATCTCTTCCAAAAGCATGTttgcaaaaaagttgaagagattgattGAAGTTCATGCTCACAAGCTCATATGGATAACCAACCTCAGGAACCTCGACTATATCCCTATTTCTACTGGTTATGATGACCCTACTTCCTAAACCGAACCATGCAGGTTGTCCTATTAGTGCATCCCAATGAGTCATTTCGTCAACATCATCAAGTAGCACTAGAACCGTTTTACCGCACAACCTTTCTTTTATCATCTTAATTCCTTCCTCAAAATTGCCAATGTTTGACCATTGTCTTTTGAGAAGATCAGAGATTAATTGATTCTGCAAACCTTCGATGCCCTTTAGCTTTGAAGTTTCCCTAATGTTAGAAAGGAAGCAACAATCTTCAAAATGATGTGACAGCCGGTTGTAGATGATTTTGGCAAGAGTAGTCTTTCCTACACCCCCCATACCGTGGATTCCGACGATTCTTATATCCTTAGAATCACAACACATCATTGCATCGATTTCCTTCACATGATTTTCGATTCCGACCAAGCAGTTTGTCACTAGCAGAGAAGCCGTTTTCAACTCGTTTATAACCTTCTTGACAATCTCGTCTACCAGTTCTCCTTCACCTCTAATATTATGGAAGGGAAAGGTAAAACATAATTAGAAGAACAAGGTAATATTATTGTGGAAACATTGCACCAAAATAATAACCCATAAAATGACATACCTATTCTTCTTTGAATTGTCCCATCCATTTAGATTGGCAACGTGGTTGAGAGCAGCTTTCCACTTATTGACATTAGCGCCGAATTTCTCCTTATGCGAAAGAAAGGCTTTTTCGTAACACCCAATTTGATAGCGAACCTCCGCCGGAGTGACgtcataaaaaatgggcataATCTTCTATCTCCCTGTTTTACTACACTCCACCATTTGGACCAACTCCTTAAGACACCATTTACTAGAGGCGTAGCCCTTGGAAAAGATAGGAATCACAATTTTTGATTGGCTGATAGCTTTGAGCAATTCAGGACCAAACTCCTCTCCCACTCGGAGCTCTTCATCGTCCTTAAATGTGTGGATTCTAGCACCTAACAACCTGGTGTAGAGGAAATTTGTAATGCCTGATCGAGTATCTGGCCCCCTAAAACTCAGGAAAACATCATAGTCATGTCCTGATGATGTGGATCTTGATGATGGTGAGTCCTCCTGAAGGTATAGTTTTTCCTGTTTCGGCATCAACATATCAGGGAATTGCGTTGAGTTGGAGACGCCTGTAGTAGTAGCTGCAACACTGCCATTATTGACAACTGATGAGGATGCTGAGTCACTGGCAGAAGTTACCATCATGTTTGTTTCTGTCACAGCTGCTATTCCTTCCCATATCTTAGATTCCGTGTTCTCACCTGTTTTATGAAAAACGTTAAGAAATAATGGCCATAAAGAGAACTCAAGCAATTGCAGAACGTGAGACAACTTTAAGgaaatttatttcatttgatggaAATTTCCTTGAAGTTATAGATCTGGTGACATGCAGCTTATCCCTGCAGACAGTAGCTACTACTCGTGAAATTTTGAGTCCAAAAACGGACGAGAAAATTATGTGGCAGTTATTTTAGGAGCATTACATGGTAATATTAGCAAAAACAATCCCTTCATCTGAGGGATGACTGTCTATTTCACGTCTGTGTTCTATACATGAGTAGTTTGTGAGATCAGACAGTGAGAATGACTGACCATTCCTTTCAACACATGTTGACTTTGTGGCTGATTCAaacctgtcgcgacctaaaaaaaataaacaggttaatttttgggctaatggattatcaggttaattaattaactaacctaactcggactctcccaagtccataccaaatcgcaacttaaggttcaaataattaacatgcaacgtgttttgaatttggagtcg
This genomic interval from Rhodamnia argentea isolate NSW1041297 chromosome 4, ASM2092103v1, whole genome shotgun sequence contains the following:
- the LOC115733083 gene encoding disease resistance protein L6-like; its protein translation is MPIFYDVTPAEVRYQIGCYEKAFLSHKEKFGANVNKWKAALNHVANLNGWDNSKKNRGEGELVDEIVKKVINELKTASLLVTNCLVGIENHVKEIDAMMCCDSKDIRIVGIHGMGGVGKTTLAKIIYNRLSHHFEDCCFLSNIRETSKLKGIEGLQNQLISDLLKRQWSNIGNFEEGIKMIKERLCGKTVLVLLDDVDEMTHWDALIGQPAWFGLGSRVIITSRNRDIVEVPEVGYPYELVSMNFNQSLQLFCKHAFGRDYPSDDYVAFSTKVVKTIGGLPLALEAIGKLLPRRSKDVWGVILKKLKQVPLNEVKRKLETSYDALDEWKKHIFLDIACLFTGFDQRIVLHSWKDSDLFPEEGLEVLQKMSLIKIGKDNKLWMHDQLRGLGRNIVHLESYKEREKRTRLGNHEEGLDMVMETKGTQKVEALCRKFDPQLLYDFVNKEVET